The Carcharodon carcharias isolate sCarCar2 unplaced genomic scaffold, sCarCar2.pri scaffold_813_ctg1, whole genome shotgun sequence genome includes the window tagagagggaaagggagagagagatggggagcaatagagagtgaggaacagggaaacagggattgTCAATGGaaaagagagggcagagagaggaatATAGAGTGAGTAACcaagtgagggatggagagacagtgagagagggagagtcaatgaaagagagagagggatggacagaAGGAATGACAAACAGAGAAGGAGTGTTGGTGCGGGATAGAAGATGGTGACACACCCAGGAAGATTGAGATAGAGGGAAAGATGAAGAGGTAGGAAAGAGAGCACGGGTGCTAATCTGATTTCTGTCTTCCAGGTAATGAGTTACCACAGCCAACGAGCAAACCCAAAGTGGACGCAGAGTCAACATATGAGGTGGGTATTGAGATGGTAGACAGACCTCTCCAACATCATGCTCGCCCCCTCactaactctgtaaactcctccatcttcctctcccagtgactatctctgtaacctccacaatcaccctctcccctgaccctatctctgtaacctcctccagccctgcacccctccctatctctgtaacctcctccagcccctacaaccctccctatctctgtaacctcctccagccccaacaaccctccctatctcgggaacctcctccagccctacaacgctccctatctctgtaacctcctccagcccctacaaccctccctatctctgtaacctcctccagccctacaacgctccctatctctgtaacctcctccagccctacaacgctccctatctctgtaacctcctccagcccctacaaccctccctatctctgtaacctcctccagcccctacaaccctccctatctctgtaacctcctccagcccctactaccctccctatctctgtaacctcctccagcccctacaaccctccgagatctctgtgctcctcccaATTCCGGCcacttgaccatcccccgattcccatcgctccaccatcggcggccgtgccttcagatgcctggggggggccctgagctctcgAATTCGCTCCCTTCCTATGTGGCTCAGTACCAGATTAGGAAATCCGTACTGACATTCCCagcgacagtactgagggagtgctgcactgtcggagggtcagtactgagggagtgctgcactgtcggagggacagtactgagggagtgctgcactgtcagagggtcagtactgagggagtgctgcactgtcagagggtcagtgctgagggagtgctgcactgtcagagggtcagtactaagggggtgctgcactgtcagagggtcagtactgagggggtgctgcactgtcagagggtcagtactgagggggtgctgcactgtcagagggtcagtcctgagggggtgctgcactgtcagagggtcagtactgagggggtgctgcactgtcagagggtcagtactgagggagtgctgcattgtcagagagtcagtactgagggggtgctgcactctcagagggtcagtactgagggagtgctgcactgttagagggtcagtactgagggagttctgcactgtcggagagtcagtactgagggagtgctgcactgtcagagggtcagtactgagggagtgctgcactgttggagggtcagtactgagggagtgccacactgtcagagggtcagtactgagggagtgctgcactgtcagagggtcagtactgagggagtgctgcactgttggagggtcagtactgagggagtgccacactgtcagagggtcagtactgagggagtgctgcactgtcagagggtcagtactgagggagtgcagcactgtcagagggtcagtactgagggagtgctgcactgtcagagggtcagtactgagggagtgctgcactgttggagggtcagtactgagggagtgccacactgtcagagggtcagtactgagggggtgctgcactgtcagagggtcagtactgagggggtgctgcactgtcagagggtcagtactgagggagtgctgcactgttggagggtcagtactgagggagtgccacactgtcagagggtcagtactgagggagtgctgcactgtcagagggtcagtactgagggagtgctgcactgttggagggtcagtactgagggagtgccacactgtcagagggtcagtactgagggggtgctgcactgtcagaggggcagtactgagggagtgctgcactgtcggagggtcagtactgagggagtgctgcactgtcagagggtcagtactgagggagtgctgcactgtcggagggtcagtactgagggagtattggAGGAGCGagggtggcacagtggtagcagcactggattagtaatccagaggcccaggttgttTCTCAGGGGACAGGGGGGGACAccaatccctcctccccccacccccccaccccactgccgcctgccccccccccaacccccccatcctggctgctggtggaatttaaatttaaattcagaGAATCAGTGTGAAATGGAGAGCGAGTCAGTGACGGTGAAACTAACATCGATTGTggtgaaaacccatctgcttccCCTCATGTCCCTTTTTTGATTGAAATCTGCCATTTTCACTTCAACCTGCTTTGAGATGCAGTCGGCTGCATTGCTTTAACCACTGtctccttccccacaggagctgCGAGGGCCTGAGAAAGGCTTGTACAGCGAGTTAAATCCCAGGCACAAGTAAGACCCGACCTCTGATGCCCATGCTGGAGCCAGGACTCTCTGGATCACCAGCCCAGAACCTGATCCCTCTTCTCCGCTTAACCCAGCTGCAGTTTGGCACATCCGTCTTGCCGTTATTTTGTTCACACTTCGGGGAGCTACCCTCTCCCCCCCTCGATCCCAATACCTGCTGTGCTGTAGTGGAAATGTTAGTTTCAGTGAGGTTTGCAACCCTGTTCTGTGTTGAATTCACGCTGGTGATATTCTTCTcctgcctgtaactcactcctactGATGTGTTAGtctgcctgtaactcactcctactGATGTGTTAGtctgcctgtaactcactcctggccAATTGTTACCTTGTCTGTATCGCAttcctggtgagtgtgtgtaaccTGCTCCCAGTGACAGGTTATcctgtgtgtaactcactcccagtgaCGCGTTATCCTGTGTGTAACTCGCTCCCAGTGATGCGTTATcctgtgtgtaactcactcccagtgaTGGGTTATCTTGGTGTAACTTGCTCCCAGTGATGCGTTATCCTGTGTGTAGCTCACTCCCAGTGATGCGTTATcctgtgtgtaactcactcccagtgaTGCGTTATcctgtgtgtaactcactcccagtgaCAGGTTATcctgtgtgtaactcactcccaatgATGGGTTATCCTGTGTGTAGCTCACTCCCAGTGATGCGTTATCCTGTGTGTAACTCGCTCCCAGTGATGTGTTATCCTGTGTGTAACGCACTCCCAGTGACAGGTTATcctgtgtgtaactcactcccagtgaCAGGTTATCCTGTGTGTAACTCGCTCCCAGTGACAGGTTATCCTGTGTGTAACTCGCTCCCAGTGATGTGTTATcctgtgtgtaactcactcccagtgaCAGGTTATCCTGTGTGTAACTCTCTCCCAGTGACAGGTTAttctgtgtaactcactcccagtgaCAGGTTATCCTGTGTGTAACTCGCTCCCAGTGATGCATTATCCTgcgtgtaactcactcccagtgaCAGGTTATcctgtgtgtaactcactcccagtgaTGGGTTATCCTGTGTGTAGCTCACTCCCAGTGATGCGTTATCCTGTGTGTAACTCGCTCCCAGTAATGTGTTATCCTGTGTGTAACCCGCTCCCAGTGATGTGTTATcctgtgtgtaactcactcccagtgaCAGGTTATCCTGTGTGTAACTCGCTCCCAGTGATGGGTTATcctgtgtgtaactcactcccagtgaCAGGTTATCCTCTGTGTAACTCGCTCCCAGTGATGCGTTATCCTGTGTATAACTCACTCCCAGTGACAGGTTATCCTGTGTGTAACTCTCTCCCAGTGACAGGTTAttctgtgtaactcactcccagtgaCAGGTTATCCTGTGTGTAATTCGCTCCCAGTGATGCATTATCCTGCGTCTAACTCACTCCCAGTGACAGGTTATcctgtgtgtaactcactcccagtgaCAGGTTATcctgtgtgtaactcactcccagtggCAGGTTATCCTTTGTGTAACTCTCTCCCAGTGACAGGTTATcctgtgtgtaactcactcccagtgaCAGGTTATCCTGTGTGTAACTCGCTCCCAGTGATGTGTTATcctgtgtgtaactcactcccagtgaTGCGTTATcctgtgtgtaactcactcccagtgaCAGGTTATcctgtgtgtaactcactcccagtgaCAGGTTATCCTGTGTGTAACTCTCTCCCAGTGACAGGTTATcctgtgtgtaactcactcccagtgaCAGGTATcctgtgtgtaactcactcccagtgaCAGGTTATCCTGTGTGTAACTCTCTCCCAGTGACAGGTTATcctgtgtgtaactcactcccagtgaCAGGTTATCCTGTGTGTAACTCTCTCCCAGTGATGCGTTATcctgtgtgtaactcactcccagtgaTGCGTTATcctgtgtgtaactcactcccagtgaCAGGTTATcctgtgtgtaactcactcccagtgaCAGGTTATCCTGTGTGTAACTCTCTCCCAGTGACAGGTTATCCTGTGTGTAACTCTCTCCCAGTGATGTGTTATcctgtgtgtaactcactcccagtgaCAGGTTATCCTGTGTGTAACTCTCTCCCAGTGACAGGTTATCCTGTGTGTAACTCTCTCCCAGTGACAGGTTATCCTGTGTGTAATTCCCTCCCAGTGACGGGTTATCCTGTGTAACTCAAGCCTAGCGAAGTCTTATCCAGTGTTGATTCTTTGTTCACATTGTTGGTGCCTCTGAAGATTCACAATTTGGGATCTTGATTTTCAAAAGGTTCCATCTTTCCGTGTTTTCAATAAACCTCCCTGAATCTCACATGTTGGTCTGGAATTTTTATGTGTGTGTTGTTACTAATTACCTggctctgactctttctctctctctatctctctctctcctatactGGGCTGATATTTTAAAAGAACGTTtctacaggatgtgggcgtcgctggctgggcccagcgtttattgcccatccctaattgccccttgagaaggtggtgggtgagctgccttcttgacccgctgcagtcccagcaaaactggagtcaatgggaatctctccgctggttggagtcatacccagcacaaagggagatgccACGCTCGGTcgaatgctgcctcgatgtcaagggcagtcactctcacctcacctcgggagttcagatattttgtccatgtttgaaccaaggctgtaatgaggtcaggagctgggtgaccctgggagaacccaaactgggcatcagtgagcaggttattgctaagcattgacatcactgttgatgacaggggtgaggggtgaggggtggggtggcggtcacagtctcaggatgaaggggtcggccattttggACGGAGACGAGGAGAGATATCTTCATTcgggagggttgtgaatctttggaactctctccccgcttccccccacccccaaccaggaTACTCCGACATTGAGTACACTCTAGGCTGAGGTCGATGGGTTTTTTTGGGCActgagagacggggggggggggtgtgcgggaGAGTGGAGTTGAAGTAAAAGGTCAGCCGCTATcggattgaatgggggagcaggctcgaggggccgaagggcctcctcctgtccctctgtcttcctcctctctctgcctgtctcccaacctcccccccacctctcaatcCCTCATTCCGCCCCTCCCAACCACGCTCTGCCTCGTTCCCTCTATCTTTCCCACTGcctttctcctctcccctctctctatctgctcccctctttctctctctgcctggccgtcccaccaccccctctctctctctctctctctgtgcccagtCTGTTCCACATTTGAAGATGAAATGTTATTTGTGCTCGGACCTTGAGCTGCTGTTATTTCCTGTGGTCTGCCCGGACTCTCTTTTACAGGAAAGCAGAACTCACACCTTCTCTACAACCTAACTAGAGACATTGGGTGTTTAACCTTTTTATAAATCCCACCCTTGGGGGCATGCAGTGACCACACCCCAGAggaggttgggtggtggggggggggtggggtgggtgaattttttgaggaggcgaccaggtgtgtagatgagggtagtgtagttgatgtagtttatatggatttcagcaaagcctttgacaaggtcccatatgggagacttataaagaaggcaaatgcacatgggatacagggtaatttgatgaggtggattcaaaattggcttagttgtaggagacagaggatgatgacagagggatgctttagtgactggaagccagtgtccagtggtgtaccacagggatctgtgctcatttatataaatgacataaatgactatgttgggggtaggattagtaagtttgcggatgacacaaagattggccgggtggttaacagtgaggttgagtgtcttgggctacaggaagatatagacgggatggtcagatgggcagataagtgacagatggaatttaaccctgaaaagtgtgaggtgatacactt containing:
- the LOC121275203 gene encoding keratin-associated protein 10-10-like isoform X1, which gives rise to MRYPVCSSLPVMRYPVCNSLPVMRYPVCNSLPVTGYPVCNSLPMMGYPVCSSLPVMRYPVCNSLPVMCYPVCNALPVTGYPVCNSLPVTGYPVCNSLPVTGYPVCNSLPVMCYPVCNSLPVTGYPVCNSLPVTGYPVCNSLPVMGYPVCSSLPVMRYPVCNSLPVMCYPVCNPLPVMCYPVCNSLPVTGYPVCNSLPVMGYPVCNSLPVTGYPLCNSLPVMRYPVYNSLPVTGYPVCNSLPVTGYPVCNSLPVTGYPVCNSLPVAGYPLCNSLPVTGYPVCNSLPVTGYPVCNSLPVMCYPVCNSLPVMRYPVCNSLPVTGYPVCNSLPVTGYPVCNSLPVTGYPVCNSLPVTGILCVTHSQ
- the LOC121275203 gene encoding keratin-associated protein 10-10-like isoform X2; this translates as MRYPVCSSLPVMRYPVCNSLPVMRYPVCNSLPVTGYPVCNSLPMMGYPVCSSLPVMRYPVCNSLPVMCYPVCNALPVTGYPVCNSLPVTGYPVCNSLPVTGYPVCNSLPVMCYPVCNSLPVTGYPVCNSLPVTGYPVCNSLPVMGYPVCSSLPVMRYPVCNSLPVMCYPVCNPLPVMCYPVCNSLPVTGYPVCNSLPVMGYPVCNSLPVTGYPLCNSLPVMRYPVYNSLPVTGYPVCNSLPVTGYPVCNSLPVTGYPVCNSLPVAGYPLCNSLPVTGYPVCNSLPVTGYPVCNSLPVMCYPVCNSLPVMRYPVCNSLPVTGYPVCNSLPVTGILCVTHSQ
- the LOC121275203 gene encoding keratin-associated protein 10-10-like isoform X3, with the translated sequence MRYPVCNSLPMMGYPVCSSLPVMRYPVCNSLPVMCYPVCNALPVTGYPVCNSLPVTGYPVCNSLPVTGYPVCNSLPVMCYPVCNSLPVTGYPVCNSLPVTGYPVCNSLPVMGYPVCSSLPVMRYPVCNSLPVMCYPVCNPLPVMCYPVCNSLPVTGYPVCNSLPVMGYPVCNSLPVTGYPLCNSLPVMRYPVYNSLPVTGYPVCNSLPVTGYPVCNSLPVTGYPVCNSLPVAGYPLCNSLPVTGYPVCNSLPVTGYPVCNSLPVMCYPVCNSLPVMRYPVCNSLPVTGYPVCNSLPVTGYPVCNSLPVTGYPVCNSLPVTGILCVTHSQ